Proteins found in one Dermacentor silvarum isolate Dsil-2018 chromosome 8, BIME_Dsil_1.4, whole genome shotgun sequence genomic segment:
- the LOC119461263 gene encoding protein HEXIM1, whose amino-acid sequence MIACVANAPSLSLNGTADPPMTLDKEMTVATTEPAGSETLVVPAGKHRKRRRGKKRRQGRDDPDAVLSSSDAASPTKRSPAKRRKKEVMIRPREVPKAPANFTQFIIDDHENCALYQSFEAAYPNGVPRTDGGCALGADDVRASSGHHYHHQYGTHTDESGEEGQPQSWFPAGEDYEYLDYDNIAEFYEKDFEAVYSNARFDELMRLSRAEVLERYTALERRATELCDELHKLDPQNCLEELQRQLLRLQDENQALLKLNVTLRSAATSSLTTTTTSSSSSSGHDDDSDQCADHQDEEEESGDNEESDDSGHEEEDSGEDPEGAEVEESRP is encoded by the coding sequence ATGATCGCTTGTGTTGCGAACGCTCCGTCCCTGTCCCTCAACGGAACGGCGGACCCGCCGATGACTTTAGACAAAGAGATGACGGTCGCTACTACCGAGCCCGCCGGAAGCGAGACTCTCGTCGTGCCCGCCGGCAAGCACCGCAAGAGACGTCGCGGCAAGAAGCGCCGTCAAGGCCGCGACGATCCGGACGCCGTGCTATCGTCGTCCGATGCCGCTAGCCCCACGAAACGGAGTCCGGCCAAGCGGCGCAAGAAGGAGGTCATGATTCGACCCCGCGAAGTGCCCAAGGCTCCTGCCAATTTCACGCAGTTCATCATCGACGACCACGAGAACTGCGCCCTGTACCAAAGCTTCGAGGCGGCCTACCCCAACGGTGTGCCGCGCACGGACGGCGGCTGTGCGCTTGGAGCAGACGACGTTCGAGCGTCGTCTggccaccactaccaccaccagtACGGCACGCATACGGACGAGTCCGGCGAAGAGGGGCAGCCGCAGTCGTGGTTCCCGGCCGGCGAGGACTACGAGTACCTCGACTACGACAACATCGCCGAGTTTTACGAGAAGGACTTCGAGGCGGTGTACAGCAACGCGCGCTTCGACGAACTCATGCGGTTGTCGCGTGCCGAAGTGCTGGAGAGGTACACGGCGCTCGAGCGTCGCGCCACCGAACTCTGCGACGAGCTGCACAAGTTGGACCCGCAGAACTGTCTCGAAGAGCTTCAGCGGCAGCTCCTGCGGTTGCAGGACGAGAACCAGGCGCTGTTGAAGTTGAACGTCACGTTGCGCTCCGCGGCTACGTCCAGtctaaccaccaccaccacgtcgTCCTCTTCGAGCTCCGGCCACGACGACGACAGTGACCAGTGCGCCGATCACCAGGACGAGGAGGAAGAGAGTGGTGATAACGAGGAGTCCGATGACAGTGGTCACGAAGAGGAGGACAGCGGCGAGGACCCCGAAGGTGCCGAAGTTGAAGAGAGCCGGCCCTAG